The following proteins are co-located in the Trichormus variabilis 0441 genome:
- a CDS encoding AAA family ATPase, with product MLIFEEHFQDNRCSWVTRDSEECSLCMDVSHYVFDHKRAGDTYWLSWNSAEFFYERTNFHIHIVLEKAAGVDDHGYGFVWGLSDVSNFFEFVISGNGHYRITEIKDGNFINYTDWKRCDRIHRSDSVNLLEIARVGNMVEFYINSTLVDKFPADKLVDVSGKNFGFVIHDKIKMKVHSLIVSAPDTEKEPVGGNIDARDSKQETKASFVEHDPPEKDTVEAVFADLKALVGHEQTKHQLFSLANYLKVQTERRKRGLKIVDTSLHLMLYGPPGTGKTTIARLVGRLYKQLGFFPRGHVVETDRAGIIGGYIGQTALRVESAVHQAIGGVLFIDEAHALAAEDTPNDFGKEALQILIKRMEDYRDRMAVVVAGYTDEMDRLLELNPGFKSRLNRLFYLDHYTPNQLLLIFKKFCQDNGYILDSSAIIVLQATFEVAYAKRDKSFGNGRFARALFERSIEQQANRIVTHLQELDDYEINLILAEDLSFM from the coding sequence ATGCTGATTTTTGAAGAGCATTTTCAAGACAATCGCTGTAGCTGGGTAACACGAGATAGTGAAGAGTGTAGCCTTTGCATGGACGTGAGTCATTATGTATTTGACCATAAACGTGCAGGTGATACATATTGGCTATCGTGGAACTCAGCCGAGTTTTTTTATGAGAGAACAAATTTTCATATTCATATAGTTCTAGAAAAAGCTGCTGGTGTAGATGATCACGGTTATGGTTTTGTCTGGGGATTGTCAGACGTTAGCAATTTCTTTGAGTTCGTGATTTCGGGCAATGGTCACTATCGTATCACTGAGATCAAAGATGGTAACTTTATTAATTACACAGATTGGAAAAGGTGCGATCGCATTCACCGTAGTGACTCAGTTAATCTGTTGGAAATTGCCCGTGTGGGTAATATGGTAGAGTTCTATATCAACAGTACCCTAGTAGATAAATTCCCCGCCGATAAGTTGGTTGATGTCTCAGGGAAAAATTTTGGTTTTGTGATTCATGACAAAATCAAAATGAAAGTTCATAGTTTAATTGTCAGCGCTCCCGATACAGAAAAAGAACCGGTTGGGGGTAATATTGATGCTCGTGATTCCAAGCAGGAGACAAAAGCCTCTTTTGTTGAGCATGACCCCCCAGAAAAGGATACTGTGGAGGCAGTTTTTGCAGACTTAAAGGCATTAGTTGGCCATGAGCAAACGAAGCATCAACTTTTCTCCTTAGCCAACTACTTGAAAGTACAAACGGAACGGAGAAAACGAGGACTAAAAATAGTAGACACTTCACTACACCTGATGCTTTACGGCCCTCCAGGTACAGGTAAAACGACCATCGCCCGTTTAGTAGGGCGTTTATATAAACAACTGGGATTTTTTCCACGGGGACACGTCGTCGAAACCGATCGCGCCGGCATCATTGGCGGTTATATTGGACAAACTGCCTTACGAGTGGAAAGTGCTGTACACCAAGCCATTGGTGGTGTTTTGTTCATTGACGAAGCCCACGCCTTAGCGGCTGAAGATACCCCTAACGATTTTGGCAAGGAAGCATTGCAGATATTAATTAAACGTATGGAAGATTACCGCGATCGCATGGCTGTAGTTGTCGCCGGCTACACTGATGAGATGGATCGCTTATTAGAGTTAAACCCCGGTTTTAAATCACGGTTGAATCGGTTATTTTATCTTGATCACTATACGCCCAATCAGTTGCTATTGATTTTTAAGAAATTCTGTCAAGACAACGGTTATATTTTAGACTCATCAGCCATTATCGTGCTGCAAGCCACCTTTGAGGTCGCCTATGCCAAACGTGACAAAAGTTTTGGTAATGGACGCTTTGCGCGGGCGCTATTTGAACGCAGCATTGAACAACAAGCTAACCGCATCGTCACTCATTTACAGGAGTTAGATGATTACGAAATTAACTTGATTCTTGCTGAAGATTTGTCTTTTATGTAA
- a CDS encoding zinc-dependent peptidase, protein MLKSIIIFIIIGLVIILIFISPILKSKRRYRTKQRPFPPLWNAIIENNLPIYLRLSPEERRRLQGHIQVFLVEKQFIGCRGLQVTEEMKLTIAAVACLLLLNKRGEYFPKLHSILIYPTTYFVTQTVAIDNYIVEERRDARLGESWTKDQLILSWEQIQYDIRNWQDGHNVVLHEFAHQLDQEDGKADGVPILPNKSDYPIWSKVMTAEYKQLCNDVQEGRETRINAYGATNPAEFFAVVTETFFEKPQQLLENHQSLYNLLEDYYKLNPIY, encoded by the coding sequence ATGTTGAAATCAATTATTATTTTTATTATTATTGGGCTGGTTATTATTTTGATTTTTATCAGTCCCATCCTGAAAAGTAAACGCAGATATCGGACTAAACAACGTCCATTCCCTCCGCTTTGGAATGCCATTATTGAAAATAATCTGCCTATTTACTTGCGCCTTTCTCCTGAAGAAAGGCGGCGGCTACAAGGGCATATTCAAGTATTTTTAGTAGAGAAACAATTTATTGGTTGTAGAGGCTTGCAGGTGACCGAAGAAATGAAATTAACAATTGCTGCTGTAGCCTGTTTGCTTCTACTTAATAAGCGAGGAGAATATTTCCCTAAACTGCATTCGATTTTGATTTACCCCACAACTTATTTTGTTACTCAAACCGTTGCCATTGATAATTATATTGTTGAAGAAAGGCGTGATGCCAGATTAGGAGAATCATGGACTAAAGACCAACTTATATTATCTTGGGAGCAGATACAATACGATATTCGCAACTGGCAAGATGGACACAATGTTGTTCTACATGAATTTGCCCACCAGTTAGATCAAGAAGATGGTAAAGCTGATGGTGTGCCTATTTTGCCAAACAAATCAGATTATCCCATTTGGTCTAAAGTGATGACCGCAGAATATAAACAACTCTGCAATGATGTTCAGGAAGGAAGAGAGACTAGAATAAATGCGTACGGCGCGACTAACCCCGCCGAATTTTTTGCTGTAGTGACTGAAACATTCTTTGAAAAACCACAGCAATTGCTAGAGAATCATCAATCACTTTATAATCTTTTAGAAGATTACTATAAATTAAACCCTATATATTAG
- a CDS encoding DUF5615 family PIN-like protein, with protein sequence MVNLLRSEGHDVLTSYEAGQANQGIPDDVVLQYATATGRILITENRQDFIDLHRTAPNHGGIIIFKHDRDYAGKVRAIIDLLDKDSRTLENRLLRVMKQNIKAVGQIFFVQEYGKS encoded by the coding sequence ATGGTAAACTTACTCAGATCGGAGGGACACGATGTATTAACTTCCTACGAAGCAGGTCAAGCAAATCAAGGGATTCCCGACGATGTTGTTTTGCAGTATGCCACAGCGACAGGTCGCATTTTGATTACGGAAAATCGCCAAGATTTTATCGATCTACATCGCACTGCACCAAATCATGGTGGCATAATTATTTTTAAACATGATCGTGATTATGCTGGGAAAGTCAGGGCAATAATTGATCTTTTGGATAAGGATAGTCGAACCTTAGAGAATCGTTTGTTGCGGGTTATGAAGCAAAATATAAAAGCGGTCGGACAGATTTTTTTCGTACAAGAGTATGGTAAAAGTTGA
- the ilvA gene encoding threonine ammonia-lyase, biosynthetic yields the protein MLCDYLVQILTARVYDVAQESPLEYAPNLSARLNNKLLLKREDMQSVFSFKLRGAYNKMVNLTPDLLAQGVIAASAGNHAQGVALGAKQLGTRAIIVMPVTTPQVKVDAVKARGGEVVLHGDTYDDAYAYARQLEAEKGLTFIHPFDDPHVIAGQGTIGMEILRQYQQPIHAIFVAIGGGGLISGIAAYVKRLRPEIKIIGVEPVDADAMNQSLQAGKRVRLSQVGLFADGVAVREVGEETFRLCQEYVDEIILVDTDDTCAAIKDVFEDTRSILEPAGALAIAGAKAYVEREQIQGQTLVAVACGANMNFDRLRFVAERAEFGERREAIFAVTIPETPGSLRKFCECIGRRNLTEFNYRIADEKIAHIFIGMQIQNRADKIHMVETFAECGFEILDLTDDELTKLHLRHMVGGHSPLAHNELLYRFEFPERPGALMKFVASMSPNWNISMFHYRNNGSDYGRIVVGMQVPPQEMEEWQAFLDSLGYQYWDESQNPAYKLFLG from the coding sequence ATGCTTTGCGACTACCTGGTACAAATTCTGACTGCTCGTGTGTATGATGTTGCCCAGGAATCACCTCTGGAGTATGCCCCCAATCTTTCAGCCAGACTGAATAATAAACTATTGCTGAAGCGGGAAGATATGCAGTCTGTGTTTTCCTTTAAGCTGCGGGGTGCTTACAACAAGATGGTGAATCTAACACCCGATTTACTAGCACAGGGTGTAATTGCTGCTTCTGCGGGGAATCATGCCCAAGGTGTGGCACTAGGTGCAAAACAGCTAGGGACAAGAGCAATTATTGTTATGCCGGTTACTACTCCCCAGGTGAAAGTAGATGCAGTTAAAGCACGAGGGGGAGAGGTGGTATTGCATGGGGATACCTATGATGATGCCTATGCCTACGCGCGGCAGTTGGAGGCAGAGAAAGGTTTAACATTTATTCACCCCTTTGATGATCCTCATGTAATTGCGGGACAGGGAACTATTGGGATGGAAATTCTCAGACAATATCAGCAACCTATTCATGCGATTTTTGTTGCTATTGGCGGGGGCGGTTTGATTTCGGGGATTGCGGCTTATGTAAAACGGTTACGTCCAGAAATTAAAATTATTGGGGTTGAGCCGGTTGATGCTGATGCAATGAACCAATCCTTGCAAGCTGGTAAACGGGTGCGATTGTCACAGGTGGGTTTATTTGCTGATGGGGTGGCAGTGCGGGAGGTGGGAGAAGAAACTTTCCGACTGTGTCAGGAATATGTAGACGAAATTATTTTGGTGGATACAGATGACACCTGTGCAGCCATTAAGGATGTATTTGAAGATACCCGATCTATTTTAGAACCAGCAGGGGCATTGGCGATCGCTGGCGCTAAGGCTTATGTAGAACGAGAACAAATCCAAGGACAAACTTTAGTCGCTGTCGCCTGCGGTGCAAATATGAATTTTGACCGTTTGCGCTTTGTTGCAGAACGGGCAGAATTTGGTGAACGCCGCGAAGCTATCTTTGCAGTGACAATTCCTGAAACACCTGGGAGTCTGCGGAAGTTTTGCGAATGTATTGGTAGACGCAATTTGACAGAGTTTAACTATCGCATTGCTGATGAAAAAATTGCCCATATTTTTATTGGGATGCAGATTCAAAACCGTGCTGACAAAATCCACATGGTGGAGACTTTTGCAGAATGTGGTTTTGAAATCCTTGATTTAACAGATGATGAACTGACAAAACTGCATTTGCGCCACATGGTGGGCGGACACTCTCCCCTAGCCCATAATGAATTACTCTACCGTTTTGAATTTCCGGAACGTCCTGGAGCGTTAATGAAATTCGTTGCTTCCATGAGTCCCAATTGGAATATCAGTATGTTCCACTACCGCAACAATGGCTCAGACTACGGGCGCATCGTGGTAGGAATGCAGGTTCCACCGCAGGAAATGGAAGAATGGCAAGCATTTCTTGATTCCCTCGGCTACCAGTATTGGGATGAAAGCCAGAACCCAGCCTATAAGTTATTTTTGGGATAA
- the argJ gene encoding bifunctional glutamate N-acetyltransferase/amino-acid acetyltransferase ArgJ yields MSLTASSTPQGFSTFITNLGIRDTTEDFVFLRSDVPCVADGVFTQSLFAGPSVTISRQNLQNGQAQGIIIISKNANVANGAVGTADAEEIIQLVAQETGIAAENLAIASTGVIGRRYPIEKIRAGLVGMGQKLTSADFDLAARGIMTTDTVSKIAARQVGNAQLVGIAKGVGMIEPNMATMLAFFFTDAAISVNTLRQIFRSTIDKTFNCLSIDTDTSTSDSAVILANGLAGEVPEAEFAGALQEIAHELVLKIARDGEGATKVIEVTVDSAANYAQAKRVAKAIVNSPLVKTAVYGADPNWGRVAMAIGKCEDERDINPDQVVIRFDEVQVYPNTFQAENLEKLKEIMSQEKVNIHVSLNIGADVATVWGCDLTEGYVEINGKYST; encoded by the coding sequence ATGTCACTAACTGCATCTTCCACACCTCAAGGATTTAGTACCTTTATTACTAACTTGGGTATACGTGATACCACTGAAGATTTCGTATTCTTACGATCAGATGTACCTTGTGTAGCTGATGGCGTATTTACTCAAAGCCTTTTCGCAGGGCCTAGTGTGACTATTAGTCGTCAAAATTTACAGAATGGGCAAGCACAAGGGATTATTATCATTTCCAAAAATGCCAACGTTGCCAATGGTGCTGTGGGGACTGCTGATGCTGAGGAGATTATACAACTCGTGGCACAGGAAACTGGTATTGCTGCCGAAAATTTGGCGATCGCTTCCACTGGGGTAATTGGTAGACGTTACCCCATAGAAAAAATTCGTGCTGGCTTGGTAGGAATGGGTCAAAAACTGACATCTGCTGATTTTGACTTAGCTGCGCGCGGTATTATGACCACTGACACCGTATCTAAAATCGCTGCACGACAAGTTGGTAATGCCCAATTGGTGGGTATTGCTAAAGGTGTCGGTATGATTGAGCCGAATATGGCGACAATGTTAGCTTTCTTTTTTACTGATGCAGCAATTTCTGTCAATACACTGCGTCAAATTTTTCGCTCTACCATAGATAAAACATTTAATTGTCTGAGTATAGATACTGACACTTCTACTAGTGATAGTGCGGTAATTTTGGCGAATGGTTTAGCGGGTGAAGTTCCCGAAGCCGAATTTGCTGGTGCGTTGCAAGAAATTGCCCATGAGTTAGTGTTAAAGATTGCCCGTGATGGCGAAGGCGCAACTAAGGTAATTGAAGTGACTGTAGACTCAGCTGCTAACTATGCTCAAGCTAAACGGGTAGCTAAAGCGATCGTCAACTCACCACTAGTTAAGACTGCTGTGTATGGTGCAGATCCTAATTGGGGAAGAGTAGCTATGGCAATAGGCAAATGTGAAGATGAACGGGATATTAATCCAGATCAGGTGGTAATTAGATTTGATGAAGTGCAAGTTTATCCTAATACTTTCCAAGCGGAAAACTTGGAGAAATTAAAAGAAATTATGTCCCAAGAAAAAGTCAATATTCACGTTAGTTTGAATATTGGTGCAGATGTGGCTACTGTATGGGGTTGCGACTTGACAGAGGGTTATGTGGAAATTAATGGTAAGTACTCTACTTAA
- the dacB gene encoding D-alanyl-D-alanine carboxypeptidase/D-alanyl-D-alanine endopeptidase, with translation MPRKISFGLMALFISVQVSVTQQLVKAQTPTAPTPTTKSICPGELGTAIDTIVNRPLFNRVRWGILVKPLSSVQTLYSRDAQKYFTPASNAKLLTTAAALQQLGADFRIRTSIYENANGNFTIVGRGDPSLSDTQLQALAEQLKQKGITQIRQLIADDTYVQGDIVNSTWQWEDVQSDYGAPVNSFILNQNVFGLKLTPQTVGKTPQLSWNDPNEGRQWLVINKSVTVAANQPSYIEVTRDLTGKVLRIQGQVAANSTPYLAELPVVDPNYYFLRRLRTIFTTAKINLGTTLVASSTNNQQEVAAVQSPPLSQLLFETNQNSNNLYAEALLRALAFKQPRVQNKSTANIGLDVIKVTLDKLGVDPTGYVLIDASGLSRRNLVTPEALVQTLQGIAKTPAANVYRASLPIAGKSGTLSNRLRNTPAEGIVQAKTGTLSGAISLSGYVNSPQYEPLAFSIMVNQSEQPASALRQAIDEIVVLLAQIKRC, from the coding sequence ATGCCCAGAAAAATTTCTTTTGGCCTGATGGCATTATTTATTAGTGTTCAAGTTAGTGTTACCCAGCAACTAGTTAAAGCCCAAACCCCAACTGCACCTACACCCACCACAAAATCTATTTGCCCTGGGGAATTGGGAACAGCCATAGATACAATAGTCAATCGTCCCCTCTTCAATCGAGTGCGCTGGGGTATCTTAGTCAAACCTCTGTCATCTGTGCAGACTCTCTACAGCCGAGACGCTCAGAAATATTTTACTCCCGCTTCTAATGCGAAATTACTCACAACAGCTGCTGCATTACAACAACTAGGTGCAGACTTCCGCATTCGTACCTCAATTTATGAAAATGCCAACGGTAACTTCACTATTGTGGGTAGAGGTGACCCTAGCCTCAGTGATACTCAACTGCAAGCATTGGCAGAACAATTAAAACAGAAGGGTATCACCCAAATTAGACAGTTAATTGCTGATGATACTTATGTTCAAGGGGATATTGTTAACTCGACTTGGCAATGGGAAGATGTGCAATCAGATTATGGTGCGCCAGTTAATAGCTTTATTCTCAATCAAAATGTTTTTGGCTTAAAACTGACTCCTCAAACTGTAGGTAAAACTCCACAATTATCATGGAACGATCCCAATGAAGGCAGACAATGGTTAGTTATAAATAAATCTGTAACAGTGGCAGCAAACCAACCAAGCTATATTGAAGTTACCCGTGATTTAACAGGAAAAGTCCTGCGAATTCAAGGACAAGTAGCAGCCAATTCCACACCATATTTAGCAGAACTACCTGTAGTTGATCCTAATTATTATTTCTTGCGACGTTTACGTACTATCTTCACAACGGCAAAAATTAACTTGGGAACAACATTAGTTGCTAGTAGTACTAATAATCAACAAGAAGTAGCTGCGGTACAGTCGCCACCCTTATCACAATTACTGTTTGAAACTAATCAAAATAGTAATAATCTGTATGCTGAGGCATTGTTAAGGGCATTGGCTTTCAAACAACCTAGAGTGCAAAATAAAAGTACTGCTAATATTGGCTTAGATGTTATTAAAGTGACCTTAGATAAATTAGGAGTTGACCCAACAGGTTATGTTTTGATAGATGCTTCTGGTTTATCACGTCGTAATTTAGTCACCCCTGAGGCTTTAGTACAAACATTACAAGGAATAGCCAAAACACCAGCCGCCAATGTATATCGTGCCTCCTTACCTATCGCGGGGAAAAGTGGTACTTTGAGCAACCGCCTTCGTAATACTCCGGCTGAAGGCATCGTACAAGCTAAAACTGGTACATTAAGCGGCGCAATATCTTTATCTGGATACGTAAATAGCCCTCAATATGAGCCTTTAGCATTTAGTATTATGGTGAATCAATCGGAGCAGCCTGCAAGTGCTTTGCGCCAAGCCATTGATGAGATAGTTGTGTTATTGGCACAGATAAAGCGTTGTTAA
- a CDS encoding ribonuclease D, translating to MPYLTDAREIRAIVAGYTQATTLWIDTEVADYKSRNPRLSLIQVLDDPDDMSGDRVYLLDVLDQPDLVANFVEKIMVSTNIEKVFHNASFDVKLLGNKQAKNITCTLEIAKKIPYHLLPVQNYQLQSLATLLCNFNNIDKQEQSSNWGRRPLSEEQIEYAYLDCIYLAQIHRRLLDLQIESNPDPATVDITAINSRFSQIEEQWKLLNSEYEHLQEQLKKAMQAQNISETSTYKLTSHQRKVVKVQFSELSNLVQNQDISLDFPVTLTQKLQKDLGENLEQLSVDIEENTYLRLTLKNQDDS from the coding sequence ATGCCATACTTAACTGATGCCAGGGAAATTCGTGCCATAGTTGCTGGATATACTCAAGCTACTACTTTATGGATAGACACTGAGGTCGCTGACTATAAAAGTCGTAATCCTCGATTATCGCTGATTCAGGTATTAGATGATCCTGACGATATGAGTGGCGATCGCGTTTACCTTTTGGATGTACTTGATCAACCTGATTTAGTCGCTAATTTTGTTGAGAAAATTATGGTAAGCACCAATATTGAAAAGGTGTTTCACAATGCTAGTTTTGATGTTAAACTCCTGGGCAATAAACAAGCTAAAAATATTACTTGCACTTTAGAAATTGCTAAGAAAATACCTTATCATCTCTTGCCAGTACAAAATTATCAACTGCAAAGTTTAGCTACATTATTATGTAATTTTAACAATATTGATAAACAAGAACAGAGTAGTAATTGGGGACGGCGACCTCTCAGCGAAGAACAAATAGAATATGCTTATCTAGATTGTATTTATCTCGCTCAAATTCATCGGCGTTTATTAGACTTGCAAATAGAAAGTAACCCTGATCCAGCGACAGTAGACATAACAGCTATCAACTCACGCTTTTCCCAAATCGAGGAGCAGTGGAAATTGTTAAATTCTGAATATGAGCATCTACAAGAGCAATTAAAAAAAGCTATGCAGGCTCAAAATATATCAGAAACCTCTACTTATAAGCTCACAAGTCATCAACGCAAAGTTGTAAAAGTACAGTTTTCTGAATTGTCTAATCTAGTACAAAACCAAGATATTAGTTTAGATTTCCCAGTTACATTAACTCAGAAGCTACAAAAAGATTTAGGAGAAAATCTCGAACAACTATCTGTAGACATAGAGGAAAACACTTATTTACGGCTAACCCTGAAAAATCAGGATGATTCGTAA
- a CDS encoding DUF433 domain-containing protein, whose amino-acid sequence MNKKTQLLEVIAALPEELVDQALNYVQMLQNPIQITPGVCGGQARIRNTRIPVWTLVAYRQQGAPDKELLANYPGLTAEDLSAAWHYYEQNPEQIDREIAQDDLV is encoded by the coding sequence ATGAATAAGAAGACTCAACTACTCGAAGTAATTGCAGCTTTACCAGAGGAATTAGTTGACCAAGCATTAAATTACGTGCAAATGTTGCAAAATCCGATTCAGATTACACCTGGAGTTTGCGGGGGACAAGCGCGAATTAGAAATACACGGATTCCCGTATGGACTTTGGTAGCATATCGTCAACAAGGTGCGCCGGATAAAGAATTATTGGCAAATTATCCTGGATTGACTGCGGAAGATTTAAGTGCAGCTTGGCATTACTACGAACAAAATCCCGAACAAATCGATCGAGAAATTGCCCAAGATGATTTAGTTTAA